From the Nodularia sp. NIES-3585 genome, one window contains:
- the dnaA gene encoding chromosomal replication initiator protein DnaA: MEIPIDNLWNQVLERLQLELSRPTFETWIKTAQAERLENNCLVIITPNPFARNWIQKYYINTIANVVQDILGHPVEIYITVAQADEVSNLEELEFTGELLSQSITAQSAAQTKKTTTNLNSKYVFSRFVVGANNRMAHAASLAVAESPGREFNPLFLCGGVGLGKTHLMQAIGHYHSRICPDSQIFYVSTEQFTNDLITAIRNDSMQSFREHYRAADVLLVDDIQFIEGKEYTQEEFFHTFNTLHEAGKQVVIASDRPPHQIPQLQERLCSRFSMGLIADVQTPDLETRMAILQKKAEYENIPLPRDVIEYIASNYTNNIRELEGALIRALAYISIWGLAMTVENITPVLERESQKVAATPEVILSVIGDNFAISIEDLKSNSRRREISWARQIGMYLMRQHTDLSLPRIGEEFGGKDHTTVIYSCDKIAQLRESDRGLAQTLRQLSDRINMNSRQQRK; the protein is encoded by the coding sequence ATGGAAATTCCCATTGACAATCTATGGAATCAGGTGCTAGAGCGCTTACAGTTAGAATTATCCCGTCCCACCTTTGAAACTTGGATAAAAACTGCTCAGGCCGAACGATTAGAAAATAATTGCTTGGTAATTATTACTCCTAATCCTTTTGCTCGTAATTGGATACAAAAATATTACATCAACACCATTGCTAATGTAGTACAAGATATTTTGGGTCATCCGGTAGAAATTTACATTACAGTAGCTCAGGCTGATGAAGTTAGTAATTTGGAGGAACTGGAATTTACAGGGGAATTACTTAGCCAAAGCATAACTGCCCAAAGTGCTGCTCAAACAAAGAAAACCACTACAAACTTAAATTCTAAATATGTATTTTCGCGATTTGTCGTTGGTGCTAACAATCGGATGGCTCACGCCGCCTCTTTAGCTGTGGCAGAATCGCCAGGGAGAGAGTTTAATCCCTTATTTTTATGCGGTGGTGTCGGCTTGGGAAAAACTCATCTTATGCAAGCGATTGGTCATTATCACTCCCGAATTTGCCCAGATTCTCAAATATTTTATGTATCTACAGAACAATTTACTAACGACTTAATTACTGCTATCCGCAATGATAGTATGCAAAGTTTCCGGGAGCATTACCGGGCGGCTGATGTGTTGTTAGTTGATGATATTCAGTTTATTGAGGGTAAGGAATATACTCAAGAAGAATTTTTTCATACTTTTAATACGTTACATGAAGCTGGCAAGCAAGTTGTGATTGCTTCCGACCGTCCACCTCACCAGATTCCTCAACTGCAAGAACGCCTGTGTTCTAGATTTTCTATGGGTTTAATTGCTGATGTGCAAACTCCAGATTTAGAAACGAGGATGGCAATTCTCCAGAAAAAGGCTGAATACGAAAATATTCCTCTGCCCAGGGATGTAATTGAATATATTGCTTCTAACTACACGAATAATATTCGCGAGTTGGAAGGAGCTTTAATTCGGGCGCTAGCTTATATTTCTATTTGGGGTTTAGCAATGACGGTGGAAAATATTACACCAGTTTTAGAAAGAGAAAGTCAGAAAGTAGCAGCTACCCCAGAGGTGATATTATCAGTTATTGGTGATAATTTTGCTATATCTATTGAAGACCTGAAAAGTAACTCCCGGCGAAGAGAAATTAGTTGGGCGCGTCAAATAGGGATGTATCTCATGCGCCAACACACTGATTTGAGTTTACCGAGAATTGGTGAGGAGTTCGGTGGTAAAGACCATACAACGGTGATTTATAGTTGTGATAAAATTGCCCAACTGCGCGAAAGCGATCGCGGTTTAGCACAAACCCTGCGTCAATTGAGCGATCGCATCAACATGAATAGCAGACAACAGCGCAAATAA
- a CDS encoding DUF5132 domain-containing protein codes for MAPKITDFVEDAGAPGIIAGIGAVLLAPVLIPVVAGIGKPIAKSIVKGGIVAYEKSRGAFAEIGETWEDIIAEAKAEIAEDRETPAFETSADNTVEHGV; via the coding sequence ATGGCACCTAAAATTACTGATTTCGTTGAAGATGCCGGCGCTCCTGGAATCATAGCAGGCATAGGGGCAGTACTATTAGCACCAGTCCTCATTCCTGTAGTTGCGGGAATTGGTAAACCCATAGCCAAGTCAATAGTCAAAGGTGGAATTGTCGCCTACGAAAAAAGCCGAGGCGCATTTGCTGAAATTGGCGAAACTTGGGAAGACATTATCGCCGAAGCCAAAGCTGAAATTGCTGAAGATAGAGAAACACCAGCATTTGAAACATCTGCTGATAATACAGTAGAACATGGCGTTTAA
- the tnpA gene encoding IS200/IS605 family transposase, whose product MLQQENYKTNNHVKFLINYHFVFIPKRRKKVLRGDIATRVRQIFAELAIEKEWDILALEVAPDHVHLFISVKPTDTPHLVIKAFKGRSSFYLRKEFPELLKLPSLWTSSYFVSTAGNVSSEAIRKYIDDPHHGTN is encoded by the coding sequence ATGTTGCAACAAGAAAACTACAAAACTAATAATCATGTCAAGTTTTTGATTAATTATCACTTTGTTTTTATTCCTAAGCGCAGAAAAAAAGTGCTAAGAGGGGATATAGCGACAAGAGTTAGACAAATATTTGCAGAATTAGCAATAGAAAAAGAATGGGATATTTTAGCGTTAGAAGTTGCCCCCGACCATGTGCATTTATTTATTAGTGTCAAGCCGACAGATACACCACATTTAGTTATCAAAGCATTCAAAGGTCGTTCTAGTTTCTATTTGCGAAAAGAATTTCCAGAGTTACTAAAGCTACCAAGTTTATGGACAAGTAGCTACTTTGTATCAACAGCAGGGAATGTCAGCAGTGAGGCTATTAGAAAATATATTGATGATCCACATCACGGAACGAATTAA
- a CDS encoding HMA2 domain-containing protein, protein MLTNSHGNLTKIAKLIDQATFKTTPKPIATKIISDTPGRLRLRISQSHRHPREMQHIANVLKVQSNINQVRTNISHGSIIINHDGKDATLEKVLTTLLDLGVTFTDITEGNSEAAEDIKSTIINLNKQLEQATSGEVDLRFLFPLGLSILAVRQVITKGLQLEIIPWYVLAWYAFDSFMKLNKAC, encoded by the coding sequence GTGTTAACAAATAGCCATGGTAATCTGACAAAGATAGCCAAACTTATTGATCAAGCCACCTTTAAAACCACACCTAAACCTATAGCGACTAAAATCATTAGTGATACTCCAGGAAGATTACGGTTAAGAATTTCTCAATCTCATCGTCATCCTAGAGAAATGCAACATATTGCTAATGTCCTAAAAGTACAATCTAATATAAATCAGGTACGAACCAATATTAGTCACGGTAGTATAATTATCAACCACGATGGTAAAGATGCCACCTTGGAAAAGGTGCTGACTACATTATTAGATTTAGGAGTGACTTTTACTGATATTACTGAAGGTAACTCCGAAGCAGCAGAAGATATTAAAAGCACAATTATTAACTTAAATAAACAACTTGAACAGGCGACAAGTGGTGAAGTTGATTTGCGCTTTCTTTTTCCTTTAGGACTTAGTATTTTGGCTGTGAGACAAGTTATAACTAAAGGTCTGCAACTGGAAATTATTCCTTGGTATGTGTTGGCTTGGTATGCCTTTGATAGTTTTATGAAACTAAATAAGGCTTGCTGA
- the def gene encoding peptide deformylase has translation MSEFRAIIQLGDPILRQQATWVDNTQDEHIQQLIDDLTATVAKANGVGIAAPQVAASYRLFIVASRPNLRYPNAPVMEPTAMINPRIIAHSPEIVKGWEGCLSVPGIRGLVPRYQAVEVAYTDRNGKLQKQKLTDFVARIFQHEYDHLDGVVFIDRVENSFDMISEDEYQKTVFNHT, from the coding sequence ATGTCTGAATTCAGGGCAATTATTCAACTGGGTGATCCTATACTGCGCCAACAAGCAACTTGGGTTGACAATACTCAAGATGAACACATTCAACAGCTAATTGACGACTTGACTGCAACAGTTGCCAAAGCTAACGGTGTGGGCATTGCTGCGCCGCAAGTAGCCGCATCCTATCGTTTATTTATTGTGGCTTCTCGCCCTAATCTGAGGTATCCCAACGCGCCGGTGATGGAGCCTACCGCCATGATTAATCCGAGAATAATTGCCCATTCTCCCGAAATTGTCAAAGGTTGGGAAGGTTGTTTAAGTGTTCCTGGTATTAGAGGTTTAGTGCCAAGATATCAAGCCGTTGAGGTTGCATATACTGACCGGAATGGCAAGCTACAAAAGCAAAAATTAACTGATTTTGTGGCTCGGATCTTTCAACACGAGTATGATCATCTCGATGGTGTGGTGTTTATAGATCGTGTGGAGAATTCTTTTGACATGATTAGTGAAGATGAATACCAAAAAACTGTATTTAATCATACTTAA
- a CDS encoding heavy metal translocating P-type ATPase, with protein MTQVTVQIASPLVETFEETVEEQNGEVPGRQDEGILEVVAKIPKVSFSVIHSIRGRVRLRVPRLRYDADYAEVLQRLLKSDPLVISVRVKSAAASLVVIYKSSAVTDTKMRSRLSCLMLAASEAGMVNTDSPQPSTALAKTDSWPGMQFSVAATGLAVLGGPLGLPIPPMMVVGSIAIATFPVFQRALSGITTQGKLNIDFLDLIAIAITTFQGRFLTPALMLSLIEIGENIRDRTARSSQIQTLDLLNSLGQFVWVEREGEKLQIPTQDVQPGDIVIVYPGEQVPIDGKIIRGKALFDEQKLTGESIPVLKSQGQAVFASTLVREGRVYILAERVGNHTRAGQSIKLIQAAPVHDTRMENQAIKIAEQAVMPTLLLGGAVFAATRNPARVASVLTLDLCTGIRVSIPTSVLAALSYAARQGILIRSGRALEQLAAVDTIVFDKTGTLTKGEVTVIDVESRNPDVSNLRVLALAAAAEQRLTHPVAEAIIRYAQAQEVEIPSRSQWNYELGLGVKAEIDGEIVYVGSDRFLRQQGINMESLNEQQKSANSVIYVASSGQLQGIIQYSDVLRPESRDVINSLLTVEGVEVHMLTGDNRETAHTVAGDLGISPTHTHAEAFPEEKAAIVSQLHKQGKTVAFVGDGINDSPALAYADVSVSFGDGSEIARETADVVLMQNDLHSLLQAIAIARHTKQLIQQNTNIVVMPNLAAMAIAVLFGLNPLAATVINNGSTIIAGVNGLRPMLKPATNQSLPSER; from the coding sequence ATGACACAAGTTACTGTTCAAATAGCTTCGCCTTTAGTTGAAACTTTTGAGGAGACTGTAGAGGAACAAAATGGAGAAGTTCCAGGGCGACAGGATGAAGGAATTTTAGAGGTAGTTGCAAAGATTCCCAAGGTTTCCTTTAGTGTGATTCATTCTATTCGGGGAAGGGTGCGGTTGCGCGTACCTCGGTTACGTTATGATGCAGATTATGCTGAGGTTCTGCAACGTTTACTGAAGTCTGATCCTCTGGTCATAAGTGTGAGAGTTAAGTCTGCGGCGGCTTCACTGGTTGTGATTTATAAATCTAGTGCAGTTACCGATACTAAGATGCGATCGCGTTTAAGTTGTTTGATGTTGGCGGCGAGTGAAGCAGGAATGGTGAACACAGATTCTCCCCAGCCATCGACTGCATTAGCAAAAACTGATTCCTGGCCTGGTATGCAGTTCTCTGTAGCGGCTACTGGGTTAGCTGTGCTAGGGGGACCATTAGGATTACCCATACCCCCGATGATGGTAGTGGGAAGCATCGCGATCGCGACATTTCCGGTGTTTCAACGAGCGCTGTCAGGGATAACAACCCAGGGAAAACTGAATATTGATTTTTTGGATTTAATTGCGATCGCCATTACTACATTCCAAGGTCGATTTCTGACTCCAGCCCTGATGTTGAGTTTAATTGAAATTGGGGAAAATATTCGCGATCGCACTGCCCGCTCTTCTCAAATCCAAACTCTGGATTTACTCAATTCTTTAGGACAGTTTGTTTGGGTGGAACGGGAGGGGGAAAAGCTGCAAATTCCCACCCAAGATGTGCAACCAGGTGATATAGTCATTGTCTATCCTGGTGAACAAGTCCCCATTGATGGCAAGATTATTCGGGGTAAAGCTTTATTCGATGAACAGAAACTCACTGGCGAGTCTATACCAGTTTTAAAAAGTCAAGGACAAGCTGTTTTTGCTTCCACCTTGGTACGGGAAGGACGAGTTTATATTTTAGCAGAACGGGTAGGTAATCACACTCGTGCTGGACAGAGTATTAAGTTAATCCAAGCAGCCCCGGTTCATGATACCCGCATGGAAAACCAGGCAATTAAAATTGCGGAACAAGCTGTGATGCCAACTTTATTACTGGGCGGGGCAGTATTTGCCGCAACACGCAACCCAGCCAGGGTAGCCAGTGTCCTCACTCTGGATTTATGTACAGGAATAAGAGTATCTATTCCTACTTCTGTTTTAGCAGCACTCTCTTACGCCGCCCGTCAAGGTATTCTGATTCGTAGTGGTAGGGCTTTAGAACAACTAGCAGCAGTTGATACCATTGTTTTTGATAAAACAGGCACGCTGACAAAAGGCGAAGTTACTGTTATTGACGTGGAAAGTCGAAATCCCGACGTTTCCAACTTGCGAGTTCTAGCATTAGCAGCGGCGGCTGAACAGCGCTTAACACACCCAGTAGCCGAGGCGATAATTCGCTACGCCCAAGCCCAGGAAGTAGAAATTCCCAGCCGCAGTCAGTGGAACTATGAACTTGGTTTAGGGGTAAAAGCTGAAATTGATGGCGAGATTGTTTATGTCGGTAGCGATCGCTTTTTACGTCAGCAAGGCATTAATATGGAGTCGCTAAATGAACAGCAAAAATCAGCAAATTCGGTGATTTATGTCGCTAGCAGCGGTCAACTCCAAGGGATCATCCAATATAGTGATGTTTTGCGCCCAGAAAGTCGGGATGTAATTAACAGCTTATTGACAGTTGAAGGCGTAGAAGTGCATATGCTGACTGGAGATAACAGAGAAACAGCTCACACTGTGGCTGGTGATTTAGGTATTTCCCCAACTCATACTCACGCCGAAGCCTTTCCCGAAGAAAAAGCCGCTATTGTCAGTCAACTGCATAAACAAGGTAAGACAGTTGCATTTGTCGGTGATGGGATTAATGATTCGCCAGCCTTAGCCTACGCTGATGTATCGGTGTCCTTTGGTGATGGTTCAGAAATTGCCCGTGAGACAGCAGACGTGGTGTTAATGCAGAATGATTTACACAGTTTACTACAGGCGATCGCGATCGCACGTCACACAAAGCAACTAATTCAGCAAAACACCAACATCGTAGTTATGCCTAACTTAGCAGCAATGGCGATCGCGGTTTTATTTGGTCTTAACCCCTTAGCAGCAACTGTAATTAACAATGGTTCCACCATTATTGCCGGGGTAAATGGTTTGCGACCCATGCTCAAACCTGCGACAAATCAAAGTCTACCATCAGAAAGATGA
- a CDS encoding HhoA/HhoB/HtrA family serine endopeptidase, producing the protein MKKTEHNLRVPDIHAWGLPQGTKSSNIIKLMLMSGVAVVSLGGCSFLSARTFENQSNNPQSEIATQNTNNNSPALTTPAISSSSATDPNFVVAVVQKVGDAVVRIDASRTVQSRRLPADPFLRRFGNPGLSQPRQRVERGSGSGFIINSSGQILTNAHVVDGADSVTVILKDGRTFDGKVLGEDQVTDVALIEIEANNLPILPIGNSDTLQPGEAVIAIGNPLGLNNTVTSGILSATGRSSSEIGVSDKRVDYLQTDAAINPGNSGGPLLNSRGQVIGMNTAIIQGAQGLGFAIPINTVQRISQELITKGRVDHPYLGIQMVTLTPEVKSTINKDARNRLNITANQGVLLVDIVPRSPAFAAGLKSGDLIQSINNQPVTKIEEVQKLVEKSQIGIPLQIQVERNGQVISVAVSPAPLPARTQG; encoded by the coding sequence ATGAAAAAAACAGAGCATAACTTGAGAGTCCCAGATATTCATGCCTGGGGTTTGCCCCAGGGGACAAAATCAAGCAATATAATCAAGTTGATGCTAATGAGTGGGGTAGCAGTTGTGTCCCTTGGCGGCTGCTCGTTTCTATCAGCCAGAACCTTTGAGAACCAAAGCAATAACCCTCAGTCTGAGATTGCGACTCAAAATACAAATAATAACAGTCCGGCTTTGACAACTCCAGCCATTAGCTCCTCATCTGCTACAGATCCTAACTTTGTAGTCGCAGTTGTCCAAAAAGTCGGAGATGCAGTAGTTCGGATTGATGCGTCTAGAACAGTACAATCTCGTCGTCTACCAGCCGATCCATTTTTGCGGCGGTTTGGAAATCCAGGGCTATCACAGCCTAGACAGCGAGTAGAGCGGGGTAGTGGCTCTGGATTTATTATTAATTCTTCTGGTCAAATTTTGACTAATGCCCATGTTGTAGACGGTGCTGATTCTGTAACTGTCATACTCAAGGATGGCAGGACTTTTGATGGTAAAGTTTTGGGCGAAGACCAGGTTACAGATGTAGCTTTAATCGAAATTGAGGCTAATAATCTGCCAATTTTACCGATAGGTAACTCTGATACCTTACAACCAGGAGAAGCGGTTATTGCCATTGGTAATCCCCTAGGGTTGAATAATACCGTTACCTCTGGAATACTCAGCGCTACGGGGCGTTCTAGTAGTGAAATTGGGGTGAGCGATAAGCGAGTTGACTATCTTCAAACTGACGCAGCCATTAATCCTGGTAACTCTGGCGGGCCATTACTCAATTCCCGTGGTCAGGTAATTGGGATGAACACAGCGATTATTCAAGGCGCGCAAGGGTTAGGATTTGCTATTCCCATCAACACAGTACAAAGAATTTCTCAGGAATTAATTACTAAAGGCAGAGTCGATCATCCTTACTTGGGTATTCAAATGGTGACGTTGACACCAGAAGTAAAATCAACAATCAATAAAGATGCACGCAATCGCTTAAATATCACAGCAAATCAGGGTGTCTTATTAGTTGATATTGTACCGCGCTCTCCAGCATTTGCGGCTGGACTAAAATCTGGTGACCTGATTCAAAGCATTAATAACCAACCAGTTACTAAAATTGAAGAAGTACAAAAACTGGTAGAAAAAAGCCAAATTGGTATCCCTTTACAAATACAAGTGGAACGCAATGGGCAAGTTATATCAGTCGCAGTTAGTCCAGCACCTTTACCAGCACGAACACAAGGCTAA
- a CDS encoding carbon-nitrogen hydrolase family protein, with protein sequence MKSYLAAAIQMTSVSNVHKNLVQAEELIDLAVRRGAELVGLPENFSFMGKEKDKLAQAEEIYRESAQFLKKMAQRYQVTILGGSFPVPVENTGKVYNTTILIDPSGEELARYYKVHLFDVNVPDGNTYRESSTVVAGKELPTVYFSEELGNIGLSVCYDVRFPELYRHLSDKGADVMFVPAAFTAFTGKDHWQVLLQARAIENTAYVIAPAQTGNNYDLRHTHGHAVIIDPWGVILADAGEQPGIAIAEIKPSRLEQVRRQMPSLEHRVF encoded by the coding sequence ATGAAGTCTTATTTAGCCGCCGCTATTCAAATGACCAGTGTATCCAATGTACACAAAAACTTAGTACAGGCAGAAGAACTAATTGACCTAGCTGTACGTCGAGGTGCTGAATTAGTTGGGTTACCAGAAAACTTTTCTTTTATGGGAAAAGAAAAAGACAAACTGGCACAAGCAGAGGAAATTTACCGTGAATCTGCCCAATTTCTCAAAAAAATGGCGCAGCGCTATCAAGTTACCATCTTGGGCGGCAGTTTTCCAGTTCCTGTAGAGAATACAGGCAAAGTTTATAACACTACAATTCTCATTGACCCCAGCGGTGAAGAACTCGCCCGCTACTATAAAGTACATTTATTTGATGTTAACGTCCCCGACGGCAACACTTATCGGGAATCTAGCACAGTTGTAGCTGGGAAGGAACTCCCCACAGTCTATTTTTCCGAAGAACTGGGTAATATCGGACTTTCTGTTTGCTATGATGTCCGCTTTCCTGAATTGTACCGACATCTGTCAGATAAGGGCGCGGATGTGATGTTTGTACCTGCTGCCTTTACGGCTTTTACTGGGAAAGACCACTGGCAAGTCTTATTACAAGCCAGAGCCATTGAAAATACTGCCTACGTGATCGCCCCGGCTCAAACTGGCAATAACTATGACCTGCGCCACACCCACGGTCACGCTGTGATTATTGACCCTTGGGGTGTGATTTTAGCTGATGCTGGTGAACAACCGGGAATTGCGATCGCGGAAATCAAACCCTCTCGTTTGGAACAAGTCCGCCGTCAAATGCCCTCCTTAGAACATCGAGTTTTCTAA
- a CDS encoding RNA-guided endonuclease TnpB family protein translates to MAKPKKLMGVQQNRISTDKDTEAILEYLCTESNKLSNCAVYYARQIYFKTRKFVSSFDLVKAVGKNKHFSALPSEVAVQTCLSVGESVKSFSELIKKSGKGELSQKPKFPNYRKPGLNLIAFPKRGLKLINGKIRFPLGWQIKAWFGIKEFFLPMPSNLCFDLIKEVRILPRNRELYIEFVYEGAASTVRLDKSKVLGIDHGINNWLTCVSNVGTSFLVDGLHLKSLNQWYNKSVAKIKENKSQGFWSNRLAAITEKRNRQMRDAVNKAARIVINHCVENNIGSIVFGWNQGQKDGADMGKNNNQNFVQIPTAKLKTRIEQLCEQYGIDFIETEESYTSKTSFLDNDVLPTIGAKPEGWKSSGIRTNRGLFKTLTGIKINADCNGAANIIRKVAMMVTFDLTGISRGCLSQPKKVLLWTL, encoded by the coding sequence ATGGCTAAACCAAAAAAGCTGATGGGAGTTCAGCAAAATCGAATATCAACAGACAAAGATACCGAAGCGATACTAGAATATCTTTGCACAGAATCAAACAAGTTAAGTAATTGTGCTGTCTACTATGCAAGGCAAATTTATTTCAAAACTCGTAAGTTTGTAAGTAGTTTTGATTTGGTAAAAGCAGTAGGGAAAAACAAACATTTTTCTGCTTTACCTTCGGAGGTAGCTGTACAAACTTGTTTGTCTGTTGGTGAGTCTGTCAAATCTTTTTCTGAATTAATCAAGAAAAGCGGAAAAGGGGAACTAAGCCAAAAACCTAAATTTCCGAATTATAGAAAACCTGGGTTAAACTTAATAGCTTTTCCGAAACGAGGATTAAAACTAATAAATGGGAAAATTCGTTTTCCTTTAGGCTGGCAAATCAAAGCATGGTTTGGTATCAAAGAATTTTTTCTCCCGATGCCAAGTAATTTGTGTTTTGACTTAATCAAGGAAGTCCGTATTTTACCGAGAAACAGAGAATTGTATATTGAGTTTGTTTATGAGGGTGCCGCATCCACCGTCAGATTGGATAAATCAAAAGTTTTGGGGATTGACCACGGAATAAACAATTGGTTGACCTGTGTTTCTAATGTTGGTACATCTTTTCTTGTTGATGGTCTACATCTCAAATCTTTGAACCAGTGGTATAACAAATCAGTCGCTAAAATCAAAGAGAATAAATCTCAAGGCTTTTGGTCTAATAGACTTGCGGCAATTACAGAAAAACGTAATAGACAAATGCGTGATGCTGTAAACAAAGCAGCGAGAATTGTCATCAACCATTGCGTTGAGAACAATATTGGTTCAATAGTTTTTGGTTGGAATCAGGGGCAAAAAGATGGTGCTGATATGGGTAAAAATAACAATCAAAACTTTGTTCAAATCCCGACAGCAAAACTAAAAACCCGTATTGAACAACTTTGTGAACAATACGGAATAGATTTTATTGAAACCGAAGAAAGCTATACCTCCAAAACATCGTTCTTAGATAATGATGTTCTACCTACAATCGGTGCAAAACCTGAAGGGTGGAAAAGTAGTGGTATTAGAACAAATCGCGGTTTGTTTAAAACTTTAACCGGAATCAAAATAAATGCTGACTGTAATGGTGCTGCAAATATTATCCGTAAAGTAGCGATGATGGTTACATTTGATTTAACCGGAATCAGTAGAGGTTGTTTAAGTCAGCCTAAGAAAGTTCTTTTATGGACTCTTTAG
- a CDS encoding sorbosone dehydrogenase family protein has translation MKLPKTIKLLISISLMGLVSCNGTPTEPISTNDREETTSPVNATSVSSETPACKFVADGLGSQGKVKVRAEEVVTGLEVPWGIAFLPNDKMLVTERPGRVRLVENGELKRSPKARLSPSPVANLNITASGEGGLLGIAAHPDFATNRFFYLYYTTDKNGSPVNRVERWQLSSDGQSASEDRIIIDDIPAALFHNGGRLRFGPDGMLYIGTGDAREPQISQNVESLAGKILRLTPDGEVPADNPFPDNPVFITGIRNTQGFDWHNPSTLFVTDHGPSGELGRRGEDKVSVLQAGDNMGWPIVKNCEAETGLVPPSLVWREAAPPGGAAIYTGDSIPEWKGNLIIGTLGSRHLHRVVFDSANPRQVQTHEVYFQGNSPEGFGRIRDVIMGKDGELYITTSNCDGRGNCPQGQDKILRITQ, from the coding sequence ATGAAGCTACCAAAAACTATCAAACTGTTGATCAGTATTAGCCTCATGGGGCTTGTGTCTTGCAACGGTACACCAACCGAACCAATAAGTACGAACGATAGAGAAGAAACCACATCACCAGTTAATGCCACATCTGTATCTTCGGAAACTCCAGCCTGTAAATTTGTCGCCGACGGTCTTGGTTCTCAAGGAAAGGTGAAAGTCCGAGCTGAGGAAGTCGTCACAGGTTTAGAAGTTCCTTGGGGAATTGCCTTTTTACCCAATGACAAAATGCTGGTAACTGAAAGACCAGGCCGGGTAAGACTGGTGGAGAATGGAGAATTAAAGCGATCGCCAAAGGCGCGGCTGAGTCCATCGCCTGTTGCTAATCTAAATATTACAGCTTCCGGTGAGGGTGGGTTGCTAGGAATTGCGGCACACCCAGATTTTGCCACTAACAGATTTTTTTATTTATACTACACCACAGATAAAAATGGCTCGCCAGTCAACCGAGTTGAACGCTGGCAATTATCCTCAGATGGACAGAGTGCATCTGAGGACAGAATTATTATTGATGATATCCCAGCCGCTTTATTTCATAACGGTGGTCGTTTGCGCTTTGGCCCAGATGGAATGCTTTACATTGGGACTGGTGATGCGAGAGAACCGCAAATTTCCCAAAATGTTGAGAGTTTAGCCGGGAAAATTCTGCGCTTAACTCCAGATGGAGAAGTTCCCGCAGATAATCCATTTCCAGATAATCCGGTTTTTATTACAGGTATTCGTAACACCCAAGGTTTTGATTGGCACAATCCATCGACATTGTTTGTCACAGACCACGGTCCTAGTGGAGAATTAGGCAGAAGAGGTGAAGACAAAGTTTCTGTACTCCAAGCAGGTGATAATATGGGCTGGCCTATTGTGAAAAACTGTGAAGCTGAAACAGGACTTGTCCCTCCCTCCTTGGTTTGGCGTGAAGCTGCACCGCCTGGAGGAGCAGCTATTTATACTGGAGATTCTATTCCTGAGTGGAAAGGTAATTTAATTATTGGCACTTTGGGTTCGCGACATTTGCATAGAGTGGTTTTCGACTCAGCCAACCCCAGACAGGTGCAAACCCATGAAGTATACTTTCAAGGAAATTCTCCAGAGGGTTTTGGGCGAATTAGGGATGTGATTATGGGTAAAGACGGTGAATTATACATCACGACCAGTAATTGTGACGGACGCGGTAACTGTCCCCAAGGTCAAGATAAAATTCTCCGTATCACGCAATAA